Below is a genomic region from Raphanus sativus cultivar WK10039 chromosome 4, ASM80110v3, whole genome shotgun sequence.
ACGCTTATACCACTCACGGAAAGATTTTTCCCAGAGAGCTTTTGATCCTCGCGCAAGCCCAGCCACATGCACGAGATCCTCGCTAACGCAGCTTGCCCCACCACTTTCACCCGGTACACCATGCTCAGATCTGCAGCTGCCGCCCATAACTCGTTCCCAGCAGCAACACTCATTGACTTCCGtgagtcatcatcatcatcatagccCTCTACATCCGAGTGGGTCACTACCACCACCGAACCATCATCAAACACAACCACATTCCCAGAACAAACCTGCTTCGTACTTCTCGGGATCAAAGCTGAAGTCGCATCAGTAGAGGAACTCTCGGTGGTAGTATTCAGCACCCTGACGTTGTAGTACTCAAGAACCGCCTGCAGACACGGTTAGGAGAATCAgagactgaagaagaagaacagaacAAATAAAGTGCCCATGTGGATTACCTTCCATTGGGTAGAAGCTAGTTTCACCCTAGGCCTGATTGACCTAACGTAGGCATATGCTTCTTCAGGTGTCATGTGCTTGTGTTGCACCTGCATTGCAAAGATATTatcagatggaaaaaaaaaacgatataTTGAAGCAAACTGTTAATGGGACGAACTGCAACACGAACCAAGTAGCATAAGACGATAGTTGTGCTGCGGCCACGACCCGCCTTGCAGTGAACATAAGTCGTCTTCCCAAGCGAAGCATTTCCTTCAACGAAATAAAACAAGATCAAACAACTGCAACAAAGAagaataaaagaacaaaatgagaaGGGTACACTTACTATGGATAAAATCAACAGCTTGACATATCGCTTCCATGGAAGGTGCATAACAATAATCTCTCGTGGCAATCACCAGGTGGTCAATGCAGTAAGACTTCAACAAGATTTAAGTAAAATCAAACAAAGATTAGTAAATAACAAGAAACCAAAAGACAGAGCACTAGtcagagaaaaaagaaacagacTTTGTAGAGAGATGATGGAACCAAAGTCTCATACGGCTCATTCAGAGTGATCACTCCACAAACACCAAGCTCCTTCAGCCGTGGAACATCAGATGGAAACGGAACAGCTCCCAGTAATATAAACTACAGAAACAAAGCAGTAAACTTTCAATGAATCAAACACAAAAACCAGCTCATAAAGTCGATAACTTTATTATACCTGAGCCACTCTGTCCCACCAATGAAACTCAGCCTCAACCTTGTTCCGAACAACGTTGTAAATCAAAGTGGGATAGAACAAGGCACGAGCACCAACACCAACGAGTGCCATTTTGGTCGTCGTCGTCAACACAACCACTTCTCCTCCACTGCTCACCAATCCATCACtaacctcctcctccaccgaTCTCTCCCCTTTCTCACTCACTTCTTCGATATACATATTCAgatcaaacacacacacacacacaaacaatcTAAAAACCTCCCCAAAccctaaaaaaaaatctcactttttttatatatatatacacagaaACACGATTATTATTCACGATCACAACAACGAGAAACCCTAAAGCGTGTTACACGATACGCAGAGGTGAAATCGAAATCTTGACGGATTCAAAATCATGATCAGATCGATCAGGCGACGAGGAGACGGAGATGACTCTGGAAGAGTCGATTGATGGATTAATTCGATCGAAACCCTAAGATCAAAGTTTCGAATTTTAAGGatcgaagttttttttttttttttttttttttgcctaatCTCTACTCAACCTTCCTTCTTTTGCTTTTctcttaagagagagagagaggagaaccAAAAAGGATTTGCTAAGCTGACAGAGTTTCACCTGTCCTAATACGTTATATCAAAGTCAATTGCGTGATGACACGTGGCATTGCAATCTGTGGAGGGAAAAAGTCATGCTTCGCACAAGGGCCGGATAACACTTAAAAAGGATTAtctctttatttaatttttcaaacaaatatttaatgGAGAATAAAACGAAGACTGTGTCGCGCTaagttctaatttttaatattttttagtgcAGGAATTTTATTTAGAACGCCATTTAGCTTGGATGAAAGTCGGTTTAAAATATGGCATATAATATggatttattttgaaaacaactAATTTACTTCGTTACATTTTAACTTGCTAAAAGTAGTGAAATTCACGTCCAATGCAATGTGATACTTTTGCAAAAGAAATTGCGTGCATTTTTGGCAAACAGACAGACAACAACCCCCTCGATCAAACACGTTAGAATTGTCGTTTGTAGTGGTTGTTTTAATTACTGCGAATAGGCTCGAGTGATTTAAAGTCAACCAGGGCTGAAAAAGTAGCTGACCAGTTATCCGCAGCCCACGAATGCAATGATGGCAACATGATGTGTAGATGATTCGAGTCTGACTAGTGTTTTTAACCAAATATCTCATTTAAATATTGTGTATATCTATTTAAGGAGTTAGGATACGCATTCAGTTTACAACCAGACCAGTAACAAAATAGATGTATAAAGTactttatttcaaaaattatgtgaATCAAGGTTGagcatttcttttattttcttgagtAAGTAGTCTGGCATTCTTGCATCGTTCCAAAAAGATCACGGGTTTGAATGGCTTACtctgaaaattcaaatataaattcgataatttttattttaaaagataggAATAAGTTatattctctctttttattcAGAGttcaaacttttttcttttggcatTGATATATTAGATTAAAGTTGACATTACACTTTACAAAACACGGGACACAGCCTCTGATTTGAAACAATGAGGACCTCAATCACCAACATGTACTATAGATAAAGCAAAAAAGACATCAATCCATCTCAGTTTTAAAGGTCAATCATAGACCCAATCacgaaaaaaagaagaattaacCCCATACACCAAGACCAATCAAGCAGAATTCACACctatataaaatacaataaaaggGTAGGTAGAAATGGGCCGAAAACGATAAAATTGAGGCCCAAGTTTGCATGAGCAAAAGACTTCGCGATTATAATTCAGATGATTGCAAATAGAAGCTGCTGATAGATGTTAAATAATGACCGTCCTAGggattttgttgatttgtttACCATAAATTTATCCTTGTTGTTGATCTTTTTCCCTAAAATATCTTGGTTGAGTATGCAACCGAAGATTGGTTAAACCTTGCTATGGTGTTGGAAGCTTCTATAGCAAGGGCTTTGAGCATGGTTGTTTCTTGAGATACCAATCTAAGAAAGTTTGAGAATTAAGAACAAGTCTTCTCTGAGCTATTCAATGATCTTATTGAGGCCGCCATTTGATTGTTATTTCCAAGTAATAAGCTTCTTCACCAATTTTTTTTGGCTAATCATGATCACATTCGGATTTAATCCAGTTCATGGTGGTCCAGTTGTTGAAAAGTTCACCTAGAAAATTTTGGGACCATGGTTCAAGTCTCACATTTAATGTAGATGCCTTAAATGGCAAGAAATCCCGGTTTCCTCTGGttattgaaaaaagaaaaatcataattaGTTAAAATTCACAGGTTTATTTATAGCCAAAATAGTGGGAGATATAAAAGGGAAATGAGTGAAGAAACTATGCTACATCTATGTGCTCCATCTCCTTCACAAACACCTCGGCGATTTCCTTACCACAAACTCCATCACTACCGAACAAGCCTCACTCGCCGGACCACCGAGGTTCGGTCACTCTACTCTCGGCTTCGACCAATCGCAGTCGCTCTCGTGGAAGCATTTGACTACACAGAGTGAAACATTTACCTAAACTGTTCGAGGAAGCATTAAAGGATCCTCTTAATGACTCTCGGTGGTCCTGATGGGTACCACGGATACATTCAACACCACATACGGTTTCATAACGTACAGTTTTGTAATGTTAAATCTCCAGGCATAATCGTCAACTCATATGAAGTTTTGTTTGGTACCCTTTGTTTTTGCTTTctgtattttagttttgtttttataatcaGGAGGTGATTAGGGTTTTTAACACCCAGTTAATTCTTTTTAGAATGAATGTAGCCATTAATTTAATCTAGTCATCccattttctaaaatatttaagatgTAAGATCATTTTGACTTACCAAatgattaaattattatatttcatgTTGGAGATGAATTGATCCCTAACCAAAACTTACTGAACAACTTTTCTCCAGTGAAAACCATTAATTAACCTATTACATACCTATTGGTTAGATTTTTCAACCCATAAAGTACCCAAACAATTAGAGCTTTGCTAAGTTCTCATCCATCATTACTACTACGAGGCTTTTGCTTTACTCTCCCTCTGAGTGTGACGCCCTTTTCGTCTCTCTCTAGCTTGTGCTACGTTTCCGTTGATTCGAAACTCAACCACCTCTACAAGAATGGTTTCACAAAGCGATCTGATCCGCCAAGGGGGCTCTTCGTCCGCAAGACGTTTGGATCTCACTGTAGAAGATGAAATCATACACCTCCCACCGTGCGATCTGAGCACAGCAGTTGAACGCTTCAAGAGAACCCTGATCGGCAGAGTCCTTCACAGAGGGGGACGCAGTGTTGAAGCGATGATGGCTCTCCTTCCTAGAGCACGGATATGGAATGTGGAAGGAAGAGTCCGAGGGGTTAACTTGGGGAATGGATGTTTCCAGTTTGATTTTGACAACGAGGAGGATCTGGTTATGGTGCTAAACAAACGCCCATGTCATCTCAATCACTGGATTTTCGCGCTTAAGCGCTGGGAACCTTCCACAAGTGCTAACTTCCCCAACACGGTACCTTTTTGGATTAAAGTTACCGGAGTTCCGGTCCACTTCTGGAATGATCAGACCTTCGAGGAGATCGCGAAGGCCTTGGGAACGCGACTGAACCTGGACTCTACAAATGCACGTCTACAAGTATCCATTAACGCGGATCGACCATTGCAATTTGAGAGAAGAGTAGGCTTCCCAAATGGTGATACTGGCAAAGTCCACTTCGAATATGAAGGCCTATCCAGACACTGTTTTGGCTGCAACAGAATCACACATGACATCCACTCATGCCCGGAGCTGACGCAAGAAGAACGGGATCAGAAGATCAAAGAATATCGGGAAATTGATAAGAGCGCCTCGCTGCACAAACACCTCAGGAACCGATCTACACTGAGTACCCGCAACAACAGTATCACAAACAAGAGACCTCGATCACCTTCTGATGATGGTATCAAGAGATCGCCGGGAAGACAACTTCATCCTGGATTTTCCAGAGGGGAGAAAAGGAGGAAGGACTCAGGAAGCTACTGGTCTACTAGGAACTATGAGGAGCACCGGGGAACAACGAGATATGCAGAGGGGAGACAGGATCACAAATTTGAACGTCCTGCCTTGAGGAACGAAACAGTCTGGAATCGGCTAGAGACACGTCAAAAGGAAAAGACAGGGGAAGTCTCTGTTTCCCAGTATCAGAGCAGAGGTCAAAACAGAGCTAGGGAGGTTCCAAGATACAGGTCAAATGACCGTTACCCTGCTCCCAATTCCCGACATTCCCAACGTGTTTGGAGACCCAGAAGCCCGATGACAGAATCTAGGAACAACACGCAAATCAGATCAGTTGCGCTTTTGGGGAACCAAGCCCTTGAAACAAGAGAAGGAACAGACTCTCAGAGGACTCTTTCAGAGGCTCCCCTGAGGCGAGAGAACAGAGAAGTGCGAGGAAATGGGGTCATGGTGGTGCATAGAGATGAAACTCCGGAGGAAAGAATGAGGCGTATAAAAGGAAAAGCTCCCATGACAGCGGCAACCTTGGAGAAAACTCATATGTCGGCGGAAAAAGGAACACCCTCGGGTCTCCTTCTACGTGATAGAGGTATCATCAGAATCAGGGAGGCGGAGAATTCAGTGATGCCACAGGAGCCAAGGTATGTGCCGATGGTAACTAAATCAAGCTCGGAACCTGAGATAGATAACTTGGAGCTAGACAATCtgataaaatcaaaacaagtaGAAGATATGGTCTTGACTAGGGAAGATGAGGCAGAAGTTGATAGACTTGTTGATGATTTTGGTGATGTGGTTATGGATGATGATATGATGGAAAATGATGATCTTCTTGTGGATGAGCCTGGTTTTGATGCAGAAAAAATAGAGGCCATATCACAGCTATCTCCAGCTAATGCTGTGCGCAAAGATATGCGAAGAGAAGACCACGGAAAGACTATTGAGAAGTCTGATGCAATACAGACTGGAGGGCGCGAGGATAACATCCTTGAAGCTACAAGGAGCAAGGCCCCGGGTGGAGCTCAAAGCCCGGAATGGAAGGGGACGAACAAGCAGAGCAACCGCGAGGGAACTCCGATAAAGAAGCGCCAACCCCAAAGCCCGCTGGGGAAAGGAACTCGAGCCTCAAAGAAACTGAACTTACCAAGAGGTCGACCATCCTCCAAAATCCCAAAAGCTGCGGGTACTGCTAAGAGCTCCCAAGCTCACGATGTCCCTCGTATTGAGGTGTTCCCTTCTACTAAGCGTAGGAATTCTTCTTCTGTATCAGGTTCGGTGGTGTCCCAGAAACCACCCAGTAAGAGAATATGAACACCATCTCATGGAACTGTCAAGGGGCCGGAGCCTATTTGACCAAGAAGCATCTCCGGGAGTTACATCGTTTTTTTGcaccttcttttcttttcttatctgaaacaaaaaacaatCGTTCTTTTTTGAAAGAGTTtcaagtttcttttggttataatAAATTGTTCACCGTTGAGCCGGAAGGTAAAAGCGGTGGACTAGCACTTTTTTATATGGATTCCTTTGATGTTTCGATTCTTTACTTTGATAAGCACATGATTGATATCGAAGCTACCATTGAAGGCAATCAGGTCTTTATGACTTTTATTTATGGTGATCCGGTCGTTGAGTGCCGTGGATATGTTTGGGAGCGCTTGACGCGCATGAGTACTACCAGAACGTGATCATGGTATATGAGTGGAGACTTCAATGAGATTGTAGGGAATCATGAGAAGAAAGGGGAAGAAAAAGACCAGAGACTTCTTTCCTCCCATTTCGTACGATGTTGGCCGATTGCGGTATGATCGAGTTCCCATACAAAGGTAATCGACTATCCTGGGTGGGTTACCGCAGTTCTGGAAAGGTTCGGTGTAGGCTAGACAGAGCCGTAGGCAATGAGGAATGGCACCATATCTTTTCCCACACAAATGTGGAGTATTTGAAACTATGGGGTTCGGATCATAGACCAGTCCTAACTCGTATCCAATCTCAGGAGGTGAGATTGTGTAAGTCTTTCAAGTTTGATCGCCGTTGGGTCCTAAAGGATGGCCTTAAAGAAGCAATAGAAGAGGGCTGGAAACCGCAGGATGAATCTAACGCAAGGTCTGTCCAAGTTAGAATTGGAGAGGTACGCCAAGCTATAGCAAGATGGAAACGTGATAATCCCTCAAATGCGGAGAAGAAGATAGAGGCTATCAAAGAGCAACTGGAAAAAGCACAGTCGGATCCAAGTATCCCGAGTGGGGAAGTCCTAAATTTGTAATGGAACCTTTGTGCAGCCTTCCGAGAAGAGGAGTTATATTGGCGACAAAAGAGTCGAGCTTTGTGGATCAAAGATGGAGATCGGAACACAAAGTTTTTCCATGCAATAACGAAGCAACGACGGGCAAGGAATCGTATCATCAAACTAAAAACCCCACGAGGGGGATGGGCAGAGAGTGAGCCAGCGATTGAAAAAGTAGCATCTGATTACTTCCAAGGTATTTTTAGCACATCGCAACCCGGTGATTTTGAAGAAGTGCTCCGGTACGTTAAAGCTATTGTTACTCCTGCGATGAATACAGCTCTCGTGAAACCTCCATCCGACCAGGAAATCAAGAAAGCTGTTGATGAGATAAACCTGGATAAAGCTCCAGGACCGGACGGCATGACGGGCCTTTTCTATCAACTTTTCTGGGAGGTCACAGCTCGAGAGGTGATCGCAATGGTAAAGTATTTCTTCCTCTCGAACTCTTTTGACCCGAGTATGAATCAAACGAACATATGCCTGATACCAAAGACGGAGCGCCCGATGGAGATGACTGAATTTCGTCCTATAAGCTTGTGCAACGTTAGTTACAAGATCATCTCGAAGATTATCTGTTCCCGTCTAAAGAAGTTTCTACCAAAACTCATCTCCGAAACTCAATCCGCCTTTGTGGCGAGACGTCTTATATCTGATAATATACTCCTGGCACAGGAAGCTTTCCACGCCCTGCGCACGAACCCCATGTGTAAAGCGAAGTATATGGCGATCAAAACCGACATGAGTAAGACATATGACAGAGTAAAATGGTGCTTCCTGGAGGCCCTGCTCCTAAAAATGGGATTCGCAGATAAATGGGTATCATGGATACACTGGTGTGTCTCTTCGATTTCATACCAAATCCTCCTTAATGGAGAGCCAAAAGGGAATATACAGCCTTCCAGAGGGCTCCGACAAGGCGATCCTCTATCTCCCTTTCTTTTCATCTTGTTGACTGAGGCTTTAATCTCTCAACTCCGAGGCGCTGAGGAGGAAGGTAGGCTGACAGGATTAAAGATAGCTCGAGCAAGCCCAGCGATCTCACATCTCCTCTTTGCCGACGATAGTTTATTTTTCTGCAAAGCAGATGTCCAGCAAGCTGCTGAGCTGATAAGGATTATCAATCTATACGGGAGAGCTTCGGGACAGCTTCTAAACCCAGCGAAATCGTCCATCTCTTTTGGATACAAAGTAGGACAAGAAGTAAAGATAGCAATGAAACAAACCCTGGGTATTACTAAAGAGGGCGGAATGGGCATGTATCTAGGACTTCCGGAGAAAATATGTGGATCGAAAAGACAGGTCTTTGCCTTCATCAGAGATCGTCTCAATGACCGGATCAACTCCTGGTCTGCCAAGCTATTATCTAAGGGCGGCAAAGAGGTTCTCTTAAAATCAGTTGCACATAGGTGCTCTGCCAACCTATGTGATGTCGTGCTTCTTACTACCAAAAGACATCATTAATAAGCTGCAGGGAGCCATAGCTAAATTCTGGTGGAGCACAAAAGGAAACAACCGAGGTTTGCATTGGATTGCTTGGGAGAAAATTTGTGTACCATTGGAGAAAGGAGGACTaggtttcaaagatcttctaagCTTTAACCTAGCGCTTTTAgcaaaacaattatggaggCTGTTACACCATCCCAATTCTCTTCTTGCCTGTGTACTTAAAGGAAGATACTATCGGCATATCAG
It encodes:
- the LOC108855875 gene encoding phosphatidylglycerophosphate phosphatase PTPMT1; the protein is MYIEEVSEKGERSVEEEVSDGLVSSGGEVVVLTTTTKMALVGVGARALFYPTLIYNVVRNKVEAEFHWWDRVAQFILLGAVPFPSDVPRLKELGVCGVITLNEPYETLVPSSLYKSYCIDHLVIATRDYCYAPSMEAICQAVDFIHRNASLGKTTYVHCKAGRGRSTTIVLCYLVQHKHMTPEEAYAYVRSIRPRVKLASTQWKAVLEYYNVRVLNTTTESSSTDATSALIPRSTKQVCSGNVVVFDDGSVVVVTHSDVEGYDDDDDSRKSMSVAAGNELWAAAADLSMVYRVKVVGQAALARISCMWLGLREDQKLSGKNLSVSGISVDISVY
- the LOC130511351 gene encoding uncharacterized protein LOC130511351, which produces MNTALVKPPSDQEIKKAVDEINLDKAPGPDGMTGLFYQLFWEVTAREVIAMVKYFFLSNSFDPSMNQTNICLIPKTERPMEMTEFRPISLCNVSYKIISKIICSRLKKFLPKLISETQSAFVARRLISDNILLAQEAFHALRTNPMCKAKYMAIKTDMSKTYDRVKWCFLEALLLKMGFADKWVSWIHWCVSSISYQILLNGEPKGNIQPSRGLRQGDPLSPFLFILLTEALISQLRGAEEEGRLTGLKIARASPAISHLLFADDSLFFCKADVQQAAELIRIINLYGRASGQLLNPAKSSISFGYKVGQEVKIAMKQTLGITKEGGMGMYLGLPEKICGSKRQVFAFIRDRLNDRINSWSAKLLSKGGKEGAIAKFWWSTKGNNRGLHWIAWEKICVPLEKGGLGFKDLLSFNLALLAKQLWRLLHHPNSLLACVLKGRYYRHISPMEVKKSNSPSYGWRSILAAQDLLREGLRKTIGSGYNTRFWCDPWIPTIPARPAIDIGVYRDRDLFVNQLIDQTSKQWRPEMLEALIDPGDITLIQNIRPSHSFRDDGYCWIHTKTGQYTVKSGYKLATQMKEEKQDITAHEPSINPLKAMIWKLKAPKKIQHFLWQVLSGCIATCSRLADRHCGIDRSCPRCGHEDESINHLLFLCPPALQTWALSDIPTSPGIFPSESLYGNFDYLLLRAKKNGTPEDILARFPWIAWFIWKARNEKTFNGNQIIPPDTVLHATREEENWRVAQVIENKEGAGGTQPSNDRNEEDESHFPRCQVDASWVTNSTVSEGGFAMDLAPDTHLYGSIGMDQVLSPIHAEFTILLHAMTYSLQLGVTSMSYQSDCLQLVKLINDEED